A genomic region of uncultured Paludibaculum sp. contains the following coding sequences:
- the larC gene encoding nickel pincer cofactor biosynthesis protein LarC: MRLAYIDAFAGIAGDMTVGALIDAGADTAALFAGLDSLGTAARFRFEKTKRQGIAATKFDIEFEDQKKHRHLPHIVKMIEAAMLPDAVKANAIQVFQVLGEAEAQVHGTPIEKVHFHEVGAVDSICDIVGACLGFHLLGVESVHCSAINTGSGTITADHGVMPVPTPATALLLRGKPAYARGPETELTTPTGAAIVSALGKSFGPMPPMTIERGGFGAGTKDFPGMANVVRILIGSNHNASEATVISVIEANIDDSSPEVLGYAMDRLFCAGALDVTLQPVFMKKQRPGTLMQVLALPADQERLAALILEETSTFGLRITQAERRVEPRTLVEVETPFGKVRVKVAGNGTASPEFDDCRELAQATGQPLKTIYAAAIAAYRN, encoded by the coding sequence ATGAGACTTGCCTACATTGATGCCTTTGCCGGGATCGCCGGCGATATGACGGTCGGCGCGCTGATCGATGCCGGGGCCGACACGGCCGCGCTGTTCGCCGGGCTCGACTCGCTCGGCACGGCGGCCAGGTTCCGCTTCGAGAAGACCAAGCGGCAGGGGATCGCGGCCACCAAGTTCGATATCGAGTTCGAGGACCAGAAGAAGCACCGGCACCTGCCGCATATCGTGAAGATGATTGAGGCGGCCATGCTGCCGGATGCGGTGAAGGCCAACGCGATCCAGGTGTTCCAGGTGCTGGGCGAGGCGGAAGCGCAGGTCCATGGGACGCCGATCGAGAAGGTCCACTTCCACGAGGTGGGCGCGGTGGATTCCATTTGCGACATCGTGGGGGCGTGCCTGGGGTTCCACCTGCTCGGGGTGGAGTCGGTGCACTGCTCGGCCATCAATACGGGAAGCGGGACGATTACGGCGGATCACGGGGTGATGCCGGTGCCGACACCGGCGACGGCGCTGTTGCTGCGCGGGAAGCCGGCGTATGCGCGGGGCCCGGAGACGGAGCTGACGACGCCCACGGGCGCGGCGATTGTTTCGGCGTTGGGCAAGAGCTTCGGGCCGATGCCGCCGATGACGATCGAGCGCGGCGGGTTCGGCGCGGGGACGAAGGATTTCCCGGGGATGGCGAATGTGGTGCGGATCCTGATCGGGTCGAATCACAACGCCAGCGAGGCTACGGTGATTTCGGTGATTGAGGCGAATATCGACGACTCGTCGCCGGAGGTGCTGGGCTACGCGATGGACCGGCTGTTCTGCGCCGGCGCGCTGGATGTGACGCTGCAGCCGGTGTTCATGAAGAAGCAGCGGCCGGGGACGCTGATGCAGGTGTTGGCGCTGCCGGCGGACCAGGAGCGGCTGGCTGCCCTGATTCTGGAAGAGACGTCGACCTTTGGGTTGAGGATTACGCAGGCGGAGCGGCGGGTGGAACCGCGCACGCTGGTCGAGGTGGAGACGCCGTTCGGGAAGGTGCGGGTGAAGGTCGCCGGAAACGGTACGGCTTCGCCCGAGTTTGACGATTGCCGCGAGCTGGCCCAGGCTACGGGGCAGCCGTTGAAGACGATTTACGCGGCCGCGATCGCGGCTTACAGGAATTAG
- a CDS encoding NAD-dependent deacylase codes for MIQTSQLQTARDWLRSASRVAVLTGAGISAESGVPTFRSSEGLWRNFRAEELATAEAFHRDPALVWTWYNWRRETIAACRPNLGHYALAELENQKPGLTLVTQNVDGLHNRAGSQRVLKIHGDIWWVLCLACNRITTDLRVPLPEIPPHCSCGGLLRPGVVWFGESLPTATWAQAEAAVSECELLVVAGTSSVVYPAASLAPLALSRGARVIEINTEETPLSGAAAISLRGPSGELLPLLIDSASKE; via the coding sequence TTGATCCAGACTTCTCAGTTGCAGACCGCTCGGGATTGGCTGCGCTCGGCCTCTCGCGTTGCTGTGCTGACCGGGGCTGGGATTTCCGCCGAGAGCGGGGTTCCCACCTTTCGGTCCTCGGAGGGGCTTTGGCGGAACTTTCGGGCTGAGGAGCTCGCTACGGCCGAGGCCTTTCATCGGGATCCGGCTCTCGTCTGGACTTGGTACAACTGGCGCCGGGAGACGATCGCCGCTTGCCGGCCGAACCTGGGGCACTACGCTTTGGCCGAACTCGAGAACCAGAAGCCCGGGTTGACGCTCGTCACCCAGAACGTTGACGGGCTCCATAACCGGGCCGGGAGCCAGCGAGTGCTCAAGATCCATGGGGATATCTGGTGGGTCCTGTGCCTGGCTTGCAACCGGATTACTACGGATCTGCGGGTGCCGCTGCCGGAGATTCCTCCGCATTGCTCTTGCGGCGGGCTGCTGCGGCCCGGGGTGGTGTGGTTCGGGGAGTCGCTGCCGACCGCGACCTGGGCGCAGGCCGAGGCCGCTGTTTCGGAGTGCGAACTGCTGGTGGTCGCCGGAACCAGTTCGGTGGTGTATCCGGCTGCGAGCCTGGCTCCGCTGGCCTTGAGCCGCGGGGCGCGGGTGATTGAGATCAATACGGAGGAGACGCCGCTCAGCGGCGCGGCTGCGATTTCGCTGCGGGGACCTTCCGGCGAATTGCTGCCGCTGCTGATCGATTCGGCTTCCAAAGAGTAA